GTCGGCGGCGGAGATGGACGAGCTCGGCGACCTCGTGTCGTCGCTGGGCTCGCGGATGTCGGTGATGCTCGTGGAGCACCACATGGACCTGGTGATGCGGGTCTGCGACGAGATCACCGTGCTCGACTTCGGCAAGGTGATCGCCCACGGCACTCCCGACGAGGTGCGCAACGACCCCGCCGTGCTCGCGGCCTACCTGGGCGACGAGGTGACCCACTGATGCTGACCCTCGACCGTCTCACCGCGGGCTACGGACCCGTGACCGCGCTGCAGGACGTCTCCTTCACCGCCGGCAAGGGCCAGATCACCGCCGTCCTCGGCGCCAACGGCGCCGGCAAGACGACGCTGCTGCGCACCGTCTCGGGCCTGCACCGCCCCGAGTCCGGCACCATCGCCCTCGACGGCCAGCCGCTGCGCAAGGTCACCGCCGAGCAGATGCCGGCGCTGGGCATGGTGCACGTCCCCGAGGGCCGCGGTGTGATCACCGAGCTCACCATCGAGGAGAACCTGCGCCTCGGCGGCCTGGCCAAGGGCGGCAAGTTCCGCTCCGAGGACCTGCAGCGCGTCTTCGACCTCTTCCCCGTGCTGGCCGACCGGCGCGCTGGCCTGGCCCACACCCTCTCCGGCGGCGAGCGGCAGATGCTGGTCATCGGCCGGGCGCTGATGTCGGAGCCCCGGCTGCTGCTGCTCGACGAGCCGTCGCTGGGGCTGGCGCCGCGCATCG
The Nocardioides marinisabuli genome window above contains:
- a CDS encoding ABC transporter ATP-binding protein produces the protein MLTLDRLTAGYGPVTALQDVSFTAGKGQITAVLGANGAGKTTLLRTVSGLHRPESGTIALDGQPLRKVTAEQMPALGMVHVPEGRGVITELTIEENLRLGGLAKGGKFRSEDLQRVFDLFPVLADRRAGLAHTLSGGERQMLVIGRALMSEPRLLLLDEPSLGLAPRIVAQIFDLLRGLVDDQGLSVLLVEQNARSALSVADHGIVLNLGRVVADEAASVLAADDQLRHAYLGF